A stretch of DNA from Solea solea chromosome 20, fSolSol10.1, whole genome shotgun sequence:
gagcgcagtaaaaaggacaaatcagaaaccccctggaagaagtgggcgtgtgtttgcctgtgtcgcATTTGCACAAAActgagcgttctgaaaggggcgggtttagcagggttattgaactgctatggtgcttcatccttatggtattttgaccaaagcatgtcactgacatgttcattaggacaccagggaactattttaacttggggaaatagggtagaATATGTCTCCTCctgctggttctcagcagcagggggcgctgacTATTTAACGTTTGTGTCTTCAGAGGAATGTCCTGCCAAAGACGTCGGGGACACGTTTCAATCGCCCGCCACTGAGAACGAGTGTGGTGGTGTCAGCAGACAGTGGTCGTCTCTGAAGAGTTCAGCCACTCCTCCTGCTGCCAGAGAGGGCGACAGAGAGCGAGCCAAGTCTCTTCCTGCTTACGGTGACTGTACACACGACgaacacatgatgaacacatgatgaacacatgatgaacacatgatgaacacatgatgaacacatgataaacacatgatgaacacatgataaacacatgatgaacacatgataaacacatgatgaacacatgatgaacacatgagaaacacatgatgaacacatgatgaacacatgagaaacacatgatgaacacatgatgaacacatgagaaacacatgaggaacacatgatgaacacatgatgaacacatgataaacacatgatgaacacatgatgaacacatgatgaacacatgagaaacacatgatgaacacatgagaaacacatgatgaacacatgatgaacacatgataaacacatgataaacacatgatgaacacatgatgaacacatgagaaacacatgatgaacacatgatgaacacatgagaaacacatgatgaacacatgatgaacacatgatgaacacatgataaacaaatgatgaacacatgataaacacatgatgaacacatgagaaaCACCTGATAAACaaatgatgaacacatgataaaCACATGAGAAACACCTGATAAACaaatgatgaacacatgataaacacttgatgaacacatgagaaaCACCTGATAAACACATGATGAAAACATAGATAGGGAAGATAGAACAAAagatgcaggaaaacaacatgagggaggtgtggGAGGGCATGAAGACAATCACTGGCTGCAGCTCCAAGAGAAAACCCCCCATGGAGAGCGATGTGGGACGGGCAAACCAGTTAAACCAGTTCTTTAACAGGTTTGATCACCCcatcccattcacacatctgaatGCTGATGCCCTCacccctcacctcaccccccAACTCACACAAGcctccacaaacacagatgaggacaacTCCCAACCCCCCACCACACCACCCACGATCACAGCAGCTCAGGTTTATGGAGAGCTGAGGAGGCTGCGCCCTAACAAAGCTGCAGGTCCAGATGGAGTGTCACCTCGACTACTGAAGGCCTGCGCGCGGGAACTGGGTCACCCCCTTcagcacatcttcaacctgagcctgggACTGGGGAAGGTTCCCCGGCAGTGGAAGACATCGTGCATCATCCCAGTCCCAAAGAAACCCCATCCTGGAGAGATGAACGACTTCAGACCTGTGGCCCTGACGTCGCacgtgatgaagaccatggaacGACTGGTGCTTCATCACCTCAGGCCACAGACCTGCCATGCCCTTGACCCCCTACAGTTTGCTTACCGGGAAAAGGTGGGAGTGGAAGATGCCATCATCTTCCTGCTACACCGATCTTTCTCTCACCTGGACAGAGTTACATTTTTGGATTTCTCCagcgccttcaacaccatccagcctctGTTCCTAAGGGACAAGCTGTCTGGGATGGGAGTGGGTTCACACCTAGTTGCCTGGATAAGTGACTACCTGACCGGCCGACCCCAGTATGTGAGACTGGGGGAATGCAGGTCTGACACAGTGGTCAGCAACACGGGGGCGCCGCAGGGGACTGTGCTCTCTCCTGTCTTGTTTACCCTGTACACGTCTGACTTTCAGCACAACTCAGAGCTCTGCCATGTGCAGAAATTTGCGGACgacacagccattgttggctgtatCAGGAGTGGAAAGGAGGATGAGTACAGGGAGCTCATCCAGGACTTTGTCACATGGTGTGACAGCAATCATCTGCTCCTAAACACCACCAAGACcagggagatggttgtggatttCCTCagatccagggtgcacccagaaccagttctcatcaagggggactgtgtggaggtggtgcacacctacaaatacctgggagtatagctggatgacaggctggactggaccaccaacacagatgctctgtgcaggaaaggacagagtcgtctgtacttccttagaaggctggcatccttcaacgtctgcaggaagctgctacagaccttctaccagtctgtggtagcgagtgccctcctgtactcagtggtgtgctgggggggcagcctaaagaagaaggacgcttcacgcctggacaaactaataaggaaggaaggctctgttgtaggcacagaactggacagtctgacatccatagctgagcgacgcactctcaacaggctcctgtccatcatagacaatccacaccatccacagacagaggagcagcttcagtgacagactgctgtcaatgtcctgctccacagaaagactaaggagatcattcctcccccatgccatcagactctttaacctgcatcatacatgacacacacacacgcaagcacacatgtacatctcattctttttaacacctttatattttttatatattttttcttttttcctttttatacatatgtttcagtttatatttagactgtacatagacgtgcatgcctcttatgtttctatcgtgtaacatattctggagctgctgaactgtgaatttctctgtgacatgaataaagtatctatctatgataaacacatgatgaacacatgagaaaCACATGATAAACACACGATGAACACATGATAAACACACGATGAACACATGAGAAACacctgatgaacacatgataaaCACACGATGAACACATGAGAAACAcctgatgaacacatgagaaacacctgatgaacacatgagaaaCACATGATAAACACACGATGAACACATGATAAACACACGATGAACACATGATAAACACATGatgatgtttcttcttcttctctctgtagCGACGCCGCCGTCGTTCACCGACGCTGACCTCTGTTCGGCCGAGGACGAGATTCAAACTCCAGCCGCCGACGTGAAGTCTGACAACAAATCAGAGGACGAGTGTGGAGACGACGTCCCCTCATGAGATGTCCACGGTCCTTACATCGcatcagagacactgagagacaaagcTGCGATTTAGAGTGACCGTGACCATAGAGGGGCGTTACCGTGGTAACCAGCTGTTACTCGTCGTGTCCAAAGCGGCGACATTTGgagttttttgtatttttatgtaatTAATTGGTGAAAAACAGCAGCGTGCGGTTCACTTCATCACCTCTAGTGGCCGCAGTCAAGCACACATGGCAAGTGATCATGTCCGTCGTAGCTGCTGAGAAATGACGTGAAACCTGTTTTAAgtgacttaaagctgcagtacttACCTGAAAACAAgacgtttgtgtgtatgcagcagcagagcaggggtgggtggaGCCAAACTTTTCTGTCGCgaacctgaaaaaaacaaaaaaacaaacaaatcgcttcctgtgtgcagtgtgggggAATGTGACCTGGTGACACGGCACGTGAAAACAGGAGAACTCGTCTTTTGATGATGATTTAAATGTCGTTTATGTAAGTGACGCCTTATTATAAAAAATCATGGAGAACAAAAGTGCATCAACGTACGCAAGTGAGTGAACATCGGCCGATGAATCCGATAATTATAACGATCATGTTAGCATCAGCTAATGCTATGTTCCCGAACAGAATATTCGCGGCCAACATGAGGTCAATGTGGTGGGGAAAAAATGAGTGGGAGGAGCCAAAGGTCTCACTCAACcaataacaatatattttaaattgtaacttttaaaaaaacaaaacaggcgACTTTCAATCAAACtgctgcacttcctgtgtgtgtgtgtgtgtgtgtgtgtgtgtacagcacaAACGTTAGCTTGAAATGGGTTTAATCACAGTTAAATGGGGtttctatatattttattatgtttattgttggtgatggattttttttttccttttatcgGGAAAATTCGTGAAAATTCTTTttagagaaaacaaatatgtttgttgttgtttatatgtGGGCGGAACTACACACCTGcaaatatctgtgtgtttatgtatatatcaATAAATACACTCTCAAGAACAGATTCTTATTTCTGGGAAAttgttaatttttctttttgcctaaaacaaaaaattatCTAATTTTAATAGTTTGCACAGAATCttaattacactgtaaaacagtCACTAAAAGTAAgataaacattttcttaaaGCAATTTAAGAaaatttggtttatttattacagagctgtttttacagtgtattcttCTGAttggcctctctctctttttctctctctcttcattttctctccgtccacctttaaagacacatttctttTGTGTCTCTCGTCTATCCTCGTCCTCTGGTCTGGTGTcttcagaaccatggacagcTCCGTGAACAAACTGGACGCTGCAGCTTTTTTACTCATTTGGCAACATTTCGATGCAGACGGTGAGAAATAAAAAATTCTGttctttaatttattcatttaaatctgtattttttgtttttgtgtgatatCAGATTCAGATTTATTTTGATCCTGAATTTTGTAACTTTATCAGTCACATGGTTTCATTAAcatagatttatatatataactataaaaCTATGTTTTAGAAGACAATAATTATACAATAGAAATCTGttataaactgaaacaaaacGGTAAAAAATACCAAATCATACCATCATCATAATATAATAGTCAATAAAacagttattatattatattgggGTGGAGTgtctcagtggttaagaccctaccctgtgtgcgaaagacatcatggtcgcaagttcgattccacccctggctgattgtactcaattccattgtaagtcgctttggataaaagcgtctgctaaaatgacatgtaatgtaatgtaatattgttTTATCATTATAATCATGTCACATCAGTAATaattactattataataataataatgatgatagcAAGATGGACAATGATGTGTATATGATGGtttgaagaagagaaaaaaataaggtAAATAGActatattttctatatttatttaatatgacTTTAGTTTTCCGAAAGTGACgtgatcattattattgtcataatgctgtgtttgtttgtttgtttagatcGCGGCTTCATCGAGGACAAACACTTGGACGCCTTCTTTCGCAGTGCGTTGGAAAAAACTGGGACGAAGGTAAACCGAGAAACTTCttttaaatctgtttaattaaaactgaGTGCAGCCACATGGTGGCAGTACAGAGCTGATTAAAAGAGAACCGCAGGGGGGCGCTACCACCTGAGAATGAACCCAGATCAGATTTGATAAAGTCGGTCaaactttattattatcatgaatgggggggggggggggggaaacacacatttacaacagctcagttaaagtgacaagtaaaaagaaaagaaaaacgtgaGAATAAGAGTGAGAATAGAaaaaaattacactctaatatagagtaagtAATAAAGTAGagataaaaataagataagaatgcATAATAtccaaaaatgtacacacagtgtAGAAAAAAGACTAAACCGAGATGTGCACATCCTGAATataaacactgcaaaaacagcgtTAAACAGAATGCAAAAGTAATAGAAGTGGTCTCATTGTGCGCGTGGTGGCAGCAGGATTCGACCATTTTAAGGAAAAAGCGTAAAACACGCcagaaaaagggagaaaaaacaagaaaaagtaagaaagagGGGAGAGCCGTTGTAAGCTACAGCTGCTCGGGTAGctaatcatttaaataataacattaatccgttcatttgttattttttaattattgttggTTTTATTGGTTTAACTACCTCAGGTAAAACTGGAATAAACTATTGTTGTGGCTAGTTAGCATAGCATCTGTCCAACCAAGAACAAGCTAGCTGTACAACAAGCTAACTGCTAGTCAGAGACTAGGTGAAGTGGCTAGCTAGCTAgcatattcactttttttttatccgaaCAAGAACAAGCTAACTGAAGAATAAGGCTAAAGAATGTTCCGCTAACATCGCAGTGACAGGGTCGCTCATTTAAAACTGGAAAACTGGGATGAACTATTGTTGTGGCTAGTTGGCATAGTATCTTGACTAATTGTCCAAACAAGAATAAGCTAGCTGGACAACAAGCTAACTGCTGGTCAGAGAGTGGATTGTGTGGCTGGTTAGCTAGTTAGCGTACTCGCTTTTTTACCCAAACCAGAACAAGCTAGCTGGACAATAAGCTAACGATTCATATCACGCTCGATAAAAGTGCGCTCAAGTTGACGATGATAGCGCTATAGCTCACTTTGCTAACTAGCAAGCTAATCTAGCCCACCTCGAAAACATACGTTATGTGATGTTTCATACGGAAAAAAcatcgtaaaaaaaaatccaccacGAGTGCTGTGTTTACAACGCTGTAAAAACTAGCTTaatgtttggagattgtttgtgtttttctttcactaaACCATCAGATTGTGATAGAACTTGTGGGAGGAGCtaacatcattttaattaagtgacaaaacaatgtttttttcagagaGACGAGATCAGCGAGGACAAAATCAGACGCCTGAGAGCAAAGATCGCGCCGAGTTACGACTGCACGGCTGACGGACGTCTGCAGATACACAAGGTAAAAAACATCCTGCCCCCTACAGGCCGTCACAACATGGAGCACAAacctttgtttgtctttttattcacggaggaaaacaaaagtaaaactgTGAACCGTGTGTTTCCAGCTCTCCGCCATGATGCTGCCAGAGGAGGAGAACTTCCTGCTGCTTTTCCACAGAGAAACGCCGCTGGACAACAGCGTGGAGTTCATGAgggtgaggtcagaggtcatcgaGGCATCACAGAGGACAAGTAATGAGGTTTACAGTCAACACATGTCCCAGTGTGGACacaaggaaactgaagtttctaaaccactcactctcatacactcactctcccacaccaaagtccacagagaaaatcagtgattttaacatcacacacacacacacacacacacacacacattgctgcctccatcactaagttgtaatgtctgattttgtcacttcagtgtttgaaatcctttgattagattgacctcagtgacacaaagtgactgttgttgttgttgttgttgttgttgttgttgtgtgagcaGATCTGGAGAAACTACGACACAGACAGCAGCGGCTTCATCTCAGCCACGGAACTCAAGGTAATGACGGTGATGTTCATTTTATCTTTCGTAAATAACTCTTCAATCCTTCCTGACGACTCAGGAGAAATAAACCTTTGAGTGATGAAACGtttgaggtcaaaggtcacggtGAGTTTTGTGTTTGTCCCTCCAGAGCTTCCTTCATGATCTGTTCCTGCAGCACAGGAAGTCCATCACTACTGAGAAGCTGGAGGACTACACGGACACCTTGGTAACACACGACAGTGTGGATGTGATAGTGGGCGGGGCTTGTCTTAGAATAATAAGTGACTTTCTTTCCTCGTTGCAGATGAAGATGTTTGATAAGAACATGGACGGCAGACTGGACCTGAACGACCTGGCCAGGTGTC
This window harbors:
- the LOC131447152 gene encoding secretagogin-like isoform X2 yields the protein MDSSVNKLDAAAFLLIWQHFDADDRGFIEDKHLDAFFRSALEKTGTKRDEISEDKIRRLRAKIAPSYDCTADGRLQIHKLSAMMLPEEENFLLLFHRETPLDNSVEFMRIWRNYDTDSSGFISATELKSFLHDLFLQHRKSITTEKLEDYTDTLMKMFDKNMDGRLDLNDLARILSLKENFLLKFKMDASSQEDRRRDFEKIFAHYDVSQTGALEGPEVDGFVKDMMELVKPSISGTDLDKFRKALLGHCDINGDGKIQKNELALCLGLKLS